In the genome of Magnolia sinica isolate HGM2019 chromosome 2, MsV1, whole genome shotgun sequence, one region contains:
- the LOC131226754 gene encoding uncharacterized protein LOC131226754 — MVEESESPFTADIMRARFPNRFRLPQITPFTRNTDPTEHMELLWIYMELHDASDATMCRAFSLTLADTARLWFKQLKSRSISTFSKLSQAFVTNFIRGKKTLKAPAHLLHVIQKEGELLKDYIKRFNLEALKVQKHSDEVALNVIMSELRDKPFLFSLDKNPPATMAEFLNLSQKYANIEESRILRDAAQSKNSLAKEQSKAEPSSTNKKRKDDCRSNKRLDRKFKTYTPLNKTLEQVLIEIKDKRLLHWPNKQRGNTDRRSKSKYCCFHRDHGHNTSDCFDLKQEIEKLIRDGHLEEYVSLEENQIIAREKQPIDNHPTGKIRTIFGGHKGGGDSNNARKVHVESISHPEEDILLLGRPSKEKKMEKYSLTFTVENAQGIHHPHNDVLVVTLTIANQRVFWILADTGSLVDVLFT; from the coding sequence ATGGTAGAGGAATCCGAGTCCCCGTTTACTGCTGACATAATGCGAGCACGGTTCCCAAATAGGTTTCGACTGCCTCAGATCACGCCCTTCACAAGGAACACCGACCCGACAGAGCACATGGAGTTGTTATGGATCtacatggagctccacgatgcatCGGATGCGACCATGTGCCGAGCCTTCTCCTTAACTTTGGCCGACACCGCTCGGCTATGGTTTAAACAATTGAAGTCGAGGTCCATTAGTACGTTCTCTAAGCTCAGTCAGGCCTTCGTCACGAACTTCATTAGAGGGAAGAAGACACTCAAGGCACCTGCCCATCTTCTTCACGTAATCCAAAAAGAAGgcgagcttctgaaggactatatTAAGCGCTTCAATCTGGAAGCCTTAAAAGTCCAAAAGCACTCAGACGAAGTCGCCCTCAATGTTATCATGAGCGAGCTAAGGGACAAACCATTCCTCTTCTCTCTTGACAAGAACCCCCCAGCCACGATGGCCGAGTTCCTGAACCTATCGCAAAAATATGCTAACATCGAGGAATCCCGAATCTTACGGGATGCCGCTCAAAGCAAAAATTCACTAGCTAAGGAGCAGTCAAAGGCCGAGCCCAGTTCAaccaataagaaaagaaaggacGATTGTAGGTCGAACAAACGGCTCGACCGTAAGTTCAAAACTTACACCCCTCTCAACAAAACTCTAGAGCAAGTTCTAATAGAAATAAAGGATAAACGTCTCCTTCATTGGCCGAACAAACAAAGGGGTAATACCGATAGGAGGAGCAAGAGCAAATACTGCTGCTTCCACCGAGATCACGgccataacacaagtgattgcttCGATCTCAAGCAAGAAATCGAGAAACTCATTCGAGATGGCCATCTCGAAGAATACGTGAGCCTTGAGGAGAACCAGATCATTGCAAGAGAGAAGCAACCGATCGATAATCATCCAACTGGAAAGATTCGTACCATCTTCGGTGGTCATAAAGGTGGGGGTGACTCGAATAATGCTCGGAAGGTACATGTCGAGAGCATTAGTCATCCTGAGGAAGATATTTTGCTCCTGGGAAGACCTTCGAAAGAAAAGAAGATGGAAAAATATAGCCTGACCTTCACCGTGGAAAACGCCCAAGGGATTCATCACCCTCACAATGACGTTTTGGTAGTCACTTTAACCATAGCCAATCAAAGGGTATTCTGGATCCTTGCCGACACAGGATCGTTGGTAGATGTGCTCTTCACCTAA